The Streptomyces halobius genomic interval GACCTTTCTGGCGAAGGCGAGTACTGCCGTGGTCTTGCCCAATCCGGGAAAGGCGTCCAGGGCGATGCCGCCCTTGACTTTGTCGCTGTCCTGATCGTTGCTGTCGAAGATGTCCCAGAGGTCTTCGTGCAGGGCTCTCATTTGGGGGGTCCCCAGCGGGCCAAGATTCGCATGCCATTTGCGGCGGTTGCGGTTGTATTCAGCAAGAGTCTCCTCGCCCAACTTCTTCAACTGGCGGCGGGACAGGGAATCCGGACGCTGTCGGCGCGGGGCGTCTGCCAGTCGGCCAAAGCCCTCCTTGCGGGACAGCGTGAGGTGATCCAGCCGGGAGCGCAGATCGGCTTCCTCGGCCTGGGCGCGGGCCGGCTTACTCATCGTCATCGATGTCCTTCAAGGCGGTGGCGTAGTAGTCGAGTTCCTCTTCCAGCTCCTCCAGGCCGTCGGTGTCGTCATCGCCCGACTCTGGCTCCTGGTCCTGGACGGCCTCGATCGCCGGCGGCGTCGGCTGCTTGGGAAGGGACAGCACGCGTGCGACCGACGGCAGTGAACTGACATCGTCGGCTGGCTGCTCGGGAAGATCCAGGGCGACCTGTTCGCGAGAGAGCCGCAGGGCCATCCGCCGTTCGACCAGGGACGTGCCCAGGCCCAGGTTCCACCGCTTCAGCAGCAGGGCGATGGCGAGCCGGTCGTCGGGATAGGTGTATTCCTTCGCCGCAAGGCGCCGGGCGAACTGCAGCGCTTCCTCACTCAGCGGCATGGCCAGGCTGGGCGCGTGCTCCCACTGAAGGGTGTGCCAGACGCGCTCGTGGTCCCGGAAGTGGATCCGGGTGACGTCGTCAGGGTCTGCGAAGAACGGCAGCCGCCGTTTGTCCAGGTCGATGTCGGAGCCGGCCATATCCCGCAGTCCGTCGAGGCAGCCGCCGTTGTAGCGGCGGCCGTTGATCTCGACGCCGTAGTGCTGGACGGTGCGCATCGTGACGTCGAGGAACTCGTAGGCCAGGTGCGGGTCACGGGGCACCTCGATGTAGCCCGCCCGCGCGAGACCATGCTCGAACATCGCCGCAGGAGACAACTCCACCTTCGGCAAGTACGGGTCGAGCAGCCCCGCGTGTGGCCTGCGGTGATACGTCACCGCGGTCCACTCGCGGATGATCGCCTCCAACTCGTGGTGGAAAAAGAAGGCGTCCTTCTCCGGGTTCAGGCCGCGCGAGTGGATGTCGGGTCCCTTGTAGCCGGGCAGCCGCTGCAGCAGGTCTTCCCGCAGAGTGCGGAAATAGCGCTCCACCGGCCCCTTGTCCCGGCCCGTGCGCAGCCTCGCCGGCTGCACCGAGATCCCCATCCGTCGGCAGACGCTGGTCAGATGCGCTGACAGGTAGATCTTGCCGTGGTCGACGATCAATGTATCCGGAGCCACCTTCGGGCCCCAGACCCCGGTGACGGGCCCGTGGACGGCCTCGGCCTCCACCAGCACACCGCGCGGAATGCCGTGCTCGGGCCAAGCCGCTTCCCTCGGGCAGCTCTCCGGAACCGGCTGGGGACGGTAAGCCTGATAGAGAACGGCCGCCGCGTCGATCGCCTTCGTCGACACCGGAGTCACCCGCAGACCGATGATGCAGCGGGTGTACCAGTCCATCGCGACGGTCAACTCCGCCTGCATCCACCGCAGCGTCACCGGGTCGAGCGCGAACACATCCAGCCGCGTGGTGTCCATCAGCACGTACTCGCCCGGCCGCGTGGGCCGCAGCTTCCCGTAGACCCCCCTCGGGCGGTCGGCGATATCCCGGTTGCGCTTGGTACTCAGCCGGAACGTCGGATGGCGCCGCTCCAGCTCCTGCATCCACCGATACGCCGTC includes:
- a CDS encoding helix-turn-helix domain-containing protein, coding for MSGAGTKLGVGTHFRLDGETVEVVEFASLATGMEVVLKDGRDRLARMSLRELLTSDRAELIHDRSGPSSADDEDVAAVVLNRLTKEEEKEVLERAEHVRELLTGYRSGSEDLPRPDEPRPQYAPGLPMQARCEAKAAELGVTSRTVRRWARAFRELGEAGLVPKTAQVDGGLGNADPRWVEAAEEVLREYEEESRPSVKLVLEEVEARVRTRFKLVKVPVPPRTTAYRWMQELERRHPTFRLSTKRNRDIADRPRGVYGKLRPTRPGEYVLMDTTRLDVFALDPVTLRWMQAELTVAMDWYTRCIIGLRVTPVSTKAIDAAAVLYQAYRPQPVPESCPREAAWPEHGIPRGVLVEAEAVHGPVTGVWGPKVAPDTLIVDHGKIYLSAHLTSVCRRMGISVQPARLRTGRDKGPVERYFRTLREDLLQRLPGYKGPDIHSRGLNPEKDAFFFHHELEAIIREWTAVTYHRRPHAGLLDPYLPKVELSPAAMFEHGLARAGYIEVPRDPHLAYEFLDVTMRTVQHYGVEINGRRYNGGCLDGLRDMAGSDIDLDKRRLPFFADPDDVTRIHFRDHERVWHTLQWEHAPSLAMPLSEEALQFARRLAAKEYTYPDDRLAIALLLKRWNLGLGTSLVERRMALRLSREQVALDLPEQPADDVSSLPSVARVLSLPKQPTPPAIEAVQDQEPESGDDDTDGLEELEEELDYYATALKDIDDDE